The following coding sequences are from one Equus przewalskii isolate Varuska chromosome 23, EquPr2, whole genome shotgun sequence window:
- the TMCC2 gene encoding transmembrane and coiled-coil domains protein 2 isoform X3, with protein MKPKEEETAVDKGDLVALSLPGGPSHGDTDGPISLDVPDGAPDPQRTKAAIDHLHQKILKITEQIKIEQEARDDNVAEYLKLANNADRQQVSRIKQVFEKKNQKSAQTIAQLHKKLEHYRRRLKEIEQNGPSRQPKDVLRDMQQGLKDVGANMRAGISGFGGGVVEGVKGSLSGLSQATHTAVVSKPREFASLIRNKFGSADNIAHLKDPLEDGPPEEAARALSGSATLVSSPKYGSDDECSSASASSAGAGSNSGAGPAGALGSPKSNTLYGASGNLDALLEELREIKEGQSHLEDSLEGVKAQLQRDYAYMTQCLQEERYRYERLEEQLNDLTELHQNEMSNLKQELASMEEKVAYQSYERARDIQEAVESCLTRVTKLELQQQQQQVVQLEGVENANARALLGKFINVILALMAVLLVFVSTIANFITPLMKTRLRITSTALLVLVLLLLWKHWDSLTYLLEHVLLPS; from the exons ATGAAGCCCAAGGAGGAGGAGACCGCT GTCGACAAGGGAGACCTTGTGGCCCTGAGCCTCCCTGGTGGCCCCAGCCATGGTGACACCGATGGCCCCATCAGCCTGGATGTGCCGGACGGGGCCCCGGACCCCCAGCGGACCAAGGCCGCCATCGACCACCTGCACCAGAAGATCCTGAAGATCACGGAGCAGATCAAGATCGAGCAGGAGGCGCGGGATGACAACGTGGCGGAGTACCTGAAGCTGGCCAACAACGCCGACAGGCAGCAGGTGTCGCGCATCAAGCAGGTGTTCGAGAAGAAGAACCAGAAGTCCGCCCAGACCATCGCCCAGCTGCACAAGAAGCTGGAGCACTACCGCCGGCGCCTGAAGGAGATCGAGCAGAACGGGCCCTCGCGGCAGCCCAAGGACGTGCTGCGGGACATGCAGCAGGGGCTGAAGGATGTGGGCGCCAACATGCGCGCGGGCATCAGTGGCTTTGGGGGCGGCGTGGTGGAGGGCGTCAAGGGCAGCCTCTCAGGCCTCTCGCAGGCCACCCACACCGCCGTGGTGTCCAAACCCCGGGAGTTCGCCAGCCTCATCCGCAACAAGTTTGGCAGCGCCGACAACATTGCCCACCTGAAGGACCCCCTGGAGGATGGGCCCCCCGAGGAGGCGGCCCGGGCGCTGAGCGGCAGCGCCACACTCGTGTCCAGCCCCAAGTATGGCAGCGATGACGAGTGCTCCAGCGCCAGCGCCAGCTCGGCCGGGGCGGGCAGCAACTCTGGGGCGGGGCCCGCCGGGGCGCTGGGGAGCCCCAAGTCGAACACGCTGTATGGGGCCTCTGGCAACCTGGACGCTCTGCTGGAAGAGCTACGGGAGATCAAGGAGGGCCAGTCCCACCTGGAGGACTCGCTGGAGGGCGTGAAGGCTCAGCTGCAGAGGGACTACGCCTACATGACCCAGTGCCTGCAGGAGGAGCGCTACAG GTACGAGCGGCTGGAGGAGCAGCTCAATGACCTGACTGAGCTGCACCAGAACGAGATGAGCAACCTAAAGCAGGAGCTGGCCAGCATGGAGGAGAAGGTGGCGTACCAGTCCTACGAGAGAGCCCGGGACATCCAG GAGGCCGTGGAGTCCTGCCTGACCCGGGTCACCaagctggagctgcagcagcagcagcagcaggtggtACAGCTGGAGGGCGTAGAGAACGCCAACGCGCGGGCGCTGCTGGGCAAGTTCATCAACGTGATCCTGGCGCTCATGGCCGTGCTGCTGGTGTTCGTGTCCACCATCGCCAACTTCATCACGCCCCTCATGAAGACGCGCCTTCGCATCACCAGCACCGCCCTCCTGGtccttgtcctcctcctcctctggaagCACTGGGACTCCCTCACCTACCTCCTGGAGCACGTGCTGCTGCCCAGCTGA
- the LOC139079004 gene encoding uncharacterized protein, with translation MGRRNQSETEQVCVGDCSPAWVHLRPSFVGNLLLNPLQLWVLGADLNHEVTQHKGTQLLHKWAVSYPELGTEDSAERTRHPVGDQGTEPPDQPERHPALPTASAFGWSPVSCSCHGNNPSRATREASGREAGDSEPSTRAAGVSSGGFLKHSQLGGCCPRRPVQHRGPRVPHLDSRPWDGGGTTGRDRLLRRAGSPGRTERGRQCCHHQPGLPFWLVGDSGPAGRCGCAEASLSLSSRPTAIPAPLVAAELPLWSPSGGRLPRFGTRSHCWPLLKPSPALPRAGQSPPRWPGWPCSILTSVS, from the coding sequence atggggaggaggaacCAGTCAGAGACAGAACAGGTCTGTGTGGGTGACTGCTCTCCTGCATGGGTTCATTTAAGGCCCAGTTTCGTGGGAAATCTTCTCCTCAATCCACTCCAACTCTGGGTGCTTGGGGCTGACCTCAACCATGAGGTCACCCAGCACAAGGGGACCCAGCTCCTGCACAAGTGGGCGGTTTCCTACCCAGAGCTGGGGACAGAAGATAGTGCTGAGAGAACTCGGCATCCTGTGGGAGACCAGGGAACAGAGCCCCCAGACCAGCCAGAGAGACACCCAGCTCTTCCTACAGCGTCTGCTTTCGGCTGGTCCCCTGTGAGCTGCAGTTGCCACGGGAACAACCCAAGTCGGGCAACACGAGAAGCTTCAGGCCGGGAGGCTGGGGACAGCGAGCCCAGCACCAGAGCTGCTGGGGTCTCCTCTGGGGGCTTTCTGAAGCACAGCCAACTTGGTGGGTGCTGCCCGAGGCGGCCTGTCCAGCACCGTGGGCCAAGAGTACCTCATCTGGACAGTAGACCGTGGGATGGTGGGGGAACCACAGGCAGGGACCGGCTGCTGAGGAGGGCGGGTTCTCCCGGGAGGACCGAGCGTGGGAGGCAATGCTGCCATCACCAACCAGGACTGCCCTTCTGGCTGGTCGGTGACTCAGGTCCTGCTGGCAGGTGTGGATGTGCTGAGGcaagtctctccctctcctcccgcCCCACCGCCATCCCAGCACCCCTGGTGGCGGCCGAGCTTCCTCTGTGGTCTCCATCTGGAGGTCGGCTACCACGCTTCGGGACAAGGAGTCACTGCTGGCCGCTTCTCaagccctccccagccctgccccgagCAGGTCAGAGCCCTCCCAGGTGGCCTGGATGGCCCTGCAGCATCCTGACAAGTGTCTCCTAG